In Kordiimonas sp. SCSIO 12610, the following are encoded in one genomic region:
- a CDS encoding alpha/beta fold hydrolase: protein MPTPRQANVMNKFIDVSQIIKRKLAGLTSFAALSLSVSLSAHALPLQTTGAGFTPVSETQCFLAGSTERLDCKTYHLPLDYSDPNGDTVEVFAAVMPSRGGKAAGDPLVLLAGGPGQAASEVIQLVDVAFGDLRNGRDVLIVDQRGTGRSHPISCKNVDSEIVTLEDYSEGVKACREAEPLPVRHFNFDNIIRDLEEIRASLGYEKLNLWGISWGTRSAAHYLRRYPDRVRSIVVDGVLPPQVPLVATVADSVERAKRLLVEDCEKSLACIARYPDIDGMINRLLDKAKSGDLVFDGINPLTNERETTEINFIGAVNGLHALFYNADATTSIPYMLDEALKGNLNPWLVFSFNASTDEPPIYPGSFLSIFCGEEMSKVTAASAKAAGSDSFAEDAHYQLWNAGCEAWDYVPAAEDSHEILESDVPTLVLSGNLDPITPPMMGDEWVKSFSNSRHIVVNGTGHNTSFTACMPGLITSFIKNLDVDALDTGCMDHLKRLPIITGPNATVQ, encoded by the coding sequence GTGCCAACACCACGACAAGCGAACGTGATGAATAAATTCATAGATGTATCACAAATCATAAAACGAAAACTGGCAGGATTAACAAGTTTTGCAGCCCTGTCATTGAGCGTTAGTTTATCAGCCCATGCTTTACCACTACAAACAACGGGTGCGGGATTTACGCCAGTTAGCGAAACCCAGTGTTTTCTCGCTGGTTCAACCGAGAGGCTGGACTGCAAAACCTATCACCTTCCATTGGATTACAGTGATCCAAATGGTGACACAGTTGAGGTCTTTGCTGCCGTTATGCCCTCGCGTGGCGGTAAAGCAGCAGGCGACCCATTGGTTCTATTGGCTGGGGGCCCGGGGCAGGCAGCAAGTGAAGTTATTCAGTTGGTTGATGTTGCCTTTGGCGATCTTCGAAACGGTCGGGATGTTTTGATTGTTGATCAACGGGGAACAGGGCGTTCGCACCCGATTTCATGTAAAAATGTCGATAGCGAAATTGTAACGCTAGAAGATTATTCAGAAGGTGTAAAAGCCTGCCGTGAGGCAGAGCCGCTCCCTGTAAGGCATTTTAACTTTGATAATATTATTCGTGACCTCGAAGAAATCAGAGCGTCCTTGGGATATGAAAAATTAAATTTGTGGGGCATTTCGTGGGGAACGCGATCTGCTGCACATTACCTGCGTAGATATCCTGATCGGGTTCGCAGCATTGTTGTGGACGGTGTTCTGCCGCCACAGGTTCCGCTCGTTGCGACCGTCGCGGATAGCGTAGAGCGTGCAAAAAGATTATTGGTCGAAGACTGCGAAAAAAGCCTTGCTTGTATCGCCAGGTATCCTGATATTGATGGAATGATTAATAGATTACTGGATAAAGCAAAATCAGGTGATTTGGTTTTTGATGGTATTAACCCCTTAACGAATGAACGTGAAACAACGGAAATTAATTTTATAGGTGCAGTTAACGGCTTGCATGCATTATTCTATAATGCTGATGCGACAACCTCCATTCCTTATATGTTAGACGAAGCCTTGAAGGGAAATCTAAATCCGTGGCTTGTTTTCTCCTTTAATGCATCAACAGATGAACCTCCAATTTATCCGGGATCGTTTTTGTCGATATTCTGCGGTGAAGAAATGAGCAAGGTAACTGCCGCGTCTGCAAAGGCTGCTGGTAGCGATAGCTTTGCCGAAGACGCGCATTACCAACTCTGGAATGCAGGCTGTGAAGCGTGGGATTATGTTCCCGCAGCTGAGGACAGCCATGAAATATTAGAAAGCGATGTACCAACGCTTGTTTTGTCAGGAAACCTTGATCCAATCACCCCTCCTATGATGGGTGACGAGTGGGTAAAGAGCTTCAGCAACAGCAGGCATATCGTTGTGAATGGTACCGGGCATAATACAAGTTTTACAGCCTGTATGCCGGGACTAATTACCAGCTTTATCAAAAACCTTGATGTGGATGCTTTGGATACTGGCTGCATGGATCACCTGAAACGGTTACCGATTATTACGGGCCCAAATGCAACTGTTCAGTAA
- a CDS encoding ATP-binding cassette domain-containing protein, translating to MIVIKDIAKSFGDVKAVRGVSFNAENGKITTLLGANGSGKTTTFRSVTGLMKPDAGTVHIDDINVRERTLEAQARLGVFPDQFGLYTRLTTREHIAYYAELHGLSGSALEDAINDVVKLMSMEDIIDRKTEGFSQGQRMKVALARAIVHKPQNIILDEPTRGLDVMNIRLLRDILLALKEEGHCILLSSHVMAEVDALSDHIVIMTDGLICADGTSASLVSESGQENLEEAFVYLTEQAKRNAA from the coding sequence ATGATTGTTATAAAAGATATTGCGAAATCCTTTGGTGATGTCAAAGCGGTTCGCGGCGTTAGTTTTAACGCGGAAAATGGAAAAATTACAACCCTTTTGGGGGCAAATGGCTCTGGTAAAACAACAACCTTCAGAAGTGTAACAGGCCTGATGAAGCCTGATGCTGGCACGGTTCATATCGATGATATCAATGTTCGTGAACGTACGCTCGAGGCTCAGGCGCGATTGGGTGTTTTCCCTGACCAGTTTGGTCTTTATACGCGGCTGACTACTCGCGAGCATATTGCGTATTATGCTGAACTTCACGGCCTCTCTGGAAGTGCGCTTGAAGATGCAATTAATGATGTTGTGAAGCTCATGAGCATGGAAGACATCATTGACCGTAAAACCGAAGGGTTTAGTCAGGGGCAACGTATGAAGGTGGCACTCGCACGCGCGATTGTGCATAAGCCACAAAATATCATTCTCGATGAACCAACCCGTGGCTTGGATGTCATGAATATCAGGCTTCTTAGGGATATATTACTAGCCTTGAAGGAAGAGGGGCATTGCATCCTTCTCTCGAGCCATGTGATGGCAGAAGTGGATGCGCTTTCGGATCATATCGTAATTATGACTGACGGCCTTATCTGCGCAGACGGCACATCCGCATCACTCGTGTCTGAAAGCGGGCAGGAGAATTTGGAAGAAGCTTTTGTTTATTTAACTGAGCAAGCGAAAAGGAATGCAGCATGA
- a CDS encoding ABC transporter permease, with protein MMTQFKIVFLKELKDAIRDKRAIMAVLSYALLVPLFLGFVGWLATLDQPVESVKTQLAIANIDSAPGLVAFVEKNGINVIGADNIDPNNVAIPESAEALLVIPLDFQDNLAKAKISKLALYVDNTTRERAERGTEVEAVLTQYSQYVGLNRLIARGIPPNLVSPYRVSKADVSESKFYEKLLISGLSMMLIIAPIVGGMSVSLDTLAGERERQSLQTLLTQPVSSNALIFGKWAVVSLFSFVTVMLMSFALIIMYVTLVADKLPFSLGIGLPGFLIAFFQLGIFSMFVASLLMTVSIHAKSFKEGQTYMQLLNFVPVMLAYVKIYADSSLPDAARFAPFIADIESLSTLLVDGSVQAAYFATSLGVAFVGTILCIMFTSKRLSSEKLLDEV; from the coding sequence ATGATGACCCAGTTTAAAATTGTATTCCTGAAGGAATTGAAAGACGCGATCCGCGACAAGCGCGCAATCATGGCAGTATTATCCTATGCTTTACTTGTCCCCTTATTCTTGGGATTTGTGGGCTGGCTTGCAACCCTGGATCAACCAGTTGAATCAGTAAAAACACAGTTGGCGATCGCTAATATAGACAGCGCGCCGGGCTTGGTTGCGTTTGTTGAAAAAAACGGAATTAATGTTATTGGTGCAGACAATATTGATCCGAACAATGTGGCAATTCCAGAAAGTGCAGAGGCTTTATTGGTTATCCCGCTTGATTTTCAGGACAATCTTGCGAAAGCGAAAATCAGTAAACTAGCGCTTTATGTGGACAATACGACCCGCGAACGCGCTGAACGCGGGACCGAGGTTGAGGCTGTTTTGACACAGTATAGCCAATATGTCGGCCTGAACAGATTGATCGCCCGTGGCATTCCTCCTAATCTTGTGTCACCATATCGCGTCAGCAAAGCAGACGTGTCGGAAAGCAAATTCTATGAAAAGCTTTTGATTAGTGGTCTGTCGATGATGCTTATCATTGCGCCGATCGTGGGCGGGATGAGTGTCTCCCTTGATACGCTTGCGGGTGAACGTGAACGCCAAAGCCTTCAAACCCTTTTAACGCAGCCAGTGTCATCAAATGCTTTGATTTTCGGCAAGTGGGCTGTTGTTAGTTTATTCTCGTTTGTGACGGTTATGCTCATGAGTTTTGCTTTGATAATCATGTATGTAACGCTGGTCGCGGACAAACTTCCTTTCAGTCTGGGGATTGGGTTACCGGGCTTCCTAATCGCATTTTTCCAGCTTGGTATTTTCTCCATGTTTGTTGCGAGCCTTTTGATGACGGTTAGTATCCATGCAAAAAGTTTTAAGGAAGGGCAGACCTACATGCAGCTTCTTAACTTCGTGCCTGTGATGCTGGCGTATGTGAAAATATATGCAGATAGCAGTTTGCCGGATGCTGCCCGCTTTGCACCGTTCATTGCTGATATCGAAAGCCTGAGCACGTTACTCGTTGATGGAAGTGTGCAGGCAGCGTATTTCGCGACGTCGCTTGGTGTTGCCTTTGTGGGAACTATTTTGTGTATTATGTTCACGTCTAAAAGGCTCTCGAGTGAGAAGCTTTTGGATGAGGTCTAG
- a CDS encoding RNA polymerase sigma factor, translating into MGIEKTLKNYSGMLSRIVASYEADPVLQQEVMQEVSLAIWRALPKFRGEGSEKAFVARVAQNICLTHVRKEVRRPRSVELDYDMKSDVASPEEQTEKEQQREKLLHAVRGLPLPMKQVVTLALEGFSHKEIGAALAISENNAMVRFSRAKGELKKALEAQNQPEGIG; encoded by the coding sequence GTGGGCATCGAAAAAACGCTTAAGAATTATAGCGGTATGTTGAGCCGGATCGTCGCAAGTTATGAGGCTGATCCGGTTCTTCAGCAGGAAGTGATGCAAGAGGTTTCACTGGCAATATGGCGTGCCTTACCCAAATTTAGGGGCGAGGGCAGCGAGAAGGCCTTTGTGGCACGCGTAGCGCAAAATATTTGCCTCACGCACGTGCGGAAAGAAGTAAGAAGACCGCGAAGTGTCGAGCTTGATTATGATATGAAAAGCGATGTCGCGTCGCCGGAAGAACAAACCGAAAAAGAACAGCAACGGGAAAAACTGCTACATGCGGTCAGGGGGCTACCCCTTCCTATGAAGCAGGTGGTGACTTTGGCCCTTGAAGGGTTTAGCCACAAAGAAATTGGTGCAGCGCTTGCGATTAGTGAAAACAATGCAATGGTCCGTTTCAGCAGGGCAAAGGGCGAGTTAAAGAAAGCGCTTGAAGCACAAAATCAGCCAGAAGGAATAGGGTAA
- a CDS encoding methyl-accepting chemotaxis protein yields MNSLVKLREQVANFMQYYLLLHIVTVPVLGIMNDLPGVWWATGGTALFAILNFVAHKLDPHSETTSYVTGVCLMLIVALNLAMFSGDEWQLDMHMYFFAALAILVSYSSWRIILVATAVVAVHHVLTFLIAETYVFPEGAKFSRVLLHAGILATEAVVLMWIAHKVQDLFSSTDKAHQEALDAVKEAETLKVAAESTAEEAKALMADKEQAQEEARLAAEAQEQERARMAEVERERLQSIVANFEASITKTVEEIVTAAADLNVKAEQITNASADGEQNLSSVSNATVTASENVQTVAASAEELSASVAEIAQQVAHANQASNDAVEHSRRTNEEITELSKEADSIGTVVALISDIAEQTNLLALNATIEAARAGEAGKGFAVVASEVKSLASQSANAADEIQSKITAMQNATGSAVQSISTITGVIEDLSQGSTSIAAAVEEQDSATREIARSAALASDGTQAATGSVSNVSGSIQETLNMSTDLRTASEALNQLANNLKDGSQAFVESLKQNS; encoded by the coding sequence ATGAATAGCTTGGTAAAACTCAGGGAGCAAGTCGCAAACTTTATGCAATATTACTTATTATTGCATATCGTAACGGTCCCGGTTTTGGGAATAATGAATGATCTTCCGGGTGTTTGGTGGGCCACAGGTGGCACCGCTCTTTTTGCCATCCTGAATTTCGTCGCGCACAAGCTTGATCCCCATTCGGAAACAACAAGCTATGTAACAGGTGTTTGCCTGATGCTCATTGTGGCGCTTAATCTTGCGATGTTTAGCGGTGACGAATGGCAGTTAGATATGCATATGTATTTCTTTGCTGCTCTTGCCATCCTTGTTTCATACAGTTCTTGGCGTATCATATTGGTTGCAACCGCCGTTGTTGCCGTCCATCATGTACTCACGTTTTTAATTGCCGAAACATATGTATTCCCGGAAGGCGCTAAATTCAGCCGCGTTCTATTGCACGCCGGCATATTGGCAACGGAAGCCGTTGTTTTGATGTGGATCGCCCACAAAGTTCAAGACCTCTTCTCGTCGACCGATAAAGCGCATCAGGAAGCCTTGGACGCGGTGAAGGAAGCTGAGACACTGAAAGTTGCAGCAGAATCAACCGCAGAAGAAGCCAAAGCCCTAATGGCGGACAAAGAACAAGCGCAAGAGGAAGCAAGGCTTGCCGCCGAAGCGCAAGAGCAGGAACGCGCAAGAATGGCCGAGGTTGAGCGTGAACGCCTCCAGAGCATTGTTGCAAATTTTGAAGCTTCTATCACTAAAACAGTAGAAGAAATTGTTACTGCGGCAGCCGACCTGAATGTTAAAGCAGAGCAAATCACTAACGCTTCTGCGGACGGTGAACAAAACCTAAGTTCTGTTTCCAATGCAACTGTTACCGCATCCGAGAATGTTCAAACTGTTGCAGCAAGCGCAGAAGAGCTCTCAGCTTCTGTTGCTGAAATCGCCCAGCAGGTCGCACACGCAAACCAGGCGTCCAATGATGCAGTTGAGCATAGCCGTAGAACAAATGAAGAAATTACGGAGCTTTCGAAGGAAGCGGACAGCATTGGTACGGTGGTTGCCCTGATCTCAGATATCGCAGAGCAAACTAACCTTCTGGCATTGAACGCAACCATTGAGGCCGCGCGCGCTGGTGAAGCCGGTAAAGGGTTCGCTGTTGTAGCGAGCGAAGTCAAAAGCCTTGCGAGCCAGTCAGCGAATGCAGCGGATGAGATCCAGTCTAAAATCACGGCAATGCAGAATGCAACAGGGTCGGCAGTTCAGTCTATTTCAACAATTACCGGCGTTATTGAAGACCTTAGCCAAGGATCCACATCAATCGCTGCCGCAGTTGAGGAGCAAGATTCTGCAACACGTGAGATCGCAAGAAGCGCCGCTTTGGCGTCTGACGGGACGCAAGCTGCAACTGGATCAGTTTCGAATGTTTCTGGTAGTATTCAAGAGACACTCAATATGTCCACAGATTTGCGGACAGCGTCCGAAGCTTTAAATCAACTCGCTAATAATCTGAAAGATGGCTCTCAGGCGTTTGTCGAAAGCTTGAAGCAAAATAGTTAG
- the mnmD gene encoding tRNA (5-methylaminomethyl-2-thiouridine)(34)-methyltransferase MnmD has translation MNNNEKQEAIRPLNENDLEWRDGTPIAKAYDDIYFSVDNGLEESRFVFLEGIGAPDVWCNQPRYVIAETGFGTGLNFLTTWKSWRESNASGRLTFISVEAMPLSRTALKNAHKCFPELEDISDQLIDSWPPPENGHHVRHFDDGHITLILIFGKADSALSHLDAKVDAWYLDGFAPAKNPDMWNDTVFDNVARLSRQGAKLATFTAAGFVKRGLADRGFEMRKTPGYGRKRERLVGEYYGPSDLKPNIHRKLLPDWALPPLAKPDGSIAVIGGGIAGSMIAYALKSRTRNVTVFKSPEEKTASSIPAAIMAPRINREIGPLRSFQVSAYAYALSHPVLKTHMYGDDRLDYLAFDAQELQRNRKLYETIKWGDDWASLTDDILTFKRASTIDTQSLLNELLDQIPVINTHIEQIIPSASKWKVCDHTGKQFDFDLVILATGQNTPHHAALSPNCYTFSAGQVEILEAEGLDLPNHILSYGDHISACCKTDKYGDIRVLGSSFEKLSELPTKEANPSKAISNILLDNLKLHLNIDIADAAHLSSWNGIRTNTPDFLPIVGGVPNWEKCDAQYALLKKDALTRGLGSPTYQDGLYLITGFGSKGYQYAPLLSEYLAAQICGEPTPLSYDLWRYLSPYRFNARALIRE, from the coding sequence ATGAATAATAACGAAAAGCAGGAAGCCATAAGACCGCTCAATGAGAATGATCTTGAATGGCGCGACGGCACGCCCATTGCCAAAGCCTATGATGATATCTATTTTTCCGTTGATAACGGCCTTGAGGAAAGCCGTTTTGTCTTTCTGGAAGGCATAGGCGCACCTGATGTCTGGTGTAATCAACCTCGTTACGTAATTGCTGAAACAGGATTTGGAACAGGATTAAATTTTCTAACCACCTGGAAAAGCTGGCGGGAAAGCAACGCAAGTGGGCGCCTGACATTTATTTCTGTGGAGGCCATGCCATTAAGCCGCACTGCGCTGAAAAATGCCCATAAATGCTTTCCCGAACTGGAAGATATATCAGATCAATTGATCGATAGCTGGCCGCCCCCAGAAAATGGTCATCATGTCCGCCATTTTGACGATGGACATATCACGCTTATTCTGATTTTTGGAAAAGCAGACAGCGCTCTATCGCATTTAGATGCCAAGGTTGATGCATGGTATCTTGATGGCTTCGCCCCCGCGAAAAACCCAGACATGTGGAATGACACAGTTTTTGACAATGTCGCACGTCTATCAAGACAAGGGGCGAAACTAGCGACATTTACCGCAGCAGGGTTTGTAAAACGCGGCCTTGCCGATCGCGGCTTTGAAATGCGCAAAACCCCGGGGTATGGTCGAAAGCGCGAAAGGCTAGTTGGTGAATATTATGGCCCTAGCGACCTAAAACCAAACATACATCGCAAACTATTACCCGACTGGGCATTACCGCCACTCGCAAAACCAGATGGATCCATTGCTGTTATTGGTGGCGGCATTGCTGGCAGCATGATTGCTTATGCGCTAAAATCACGGACGCGGAATGTAACTGTTTTCAAGTCGCCTGAAGAAAAAACAGCGAGTTCAATTCCTGCGGCAATTATGGCCCCCCGGATAAATAGAGAAATTGGTCCGCTCAGGTCATTTCAAGTGAGCGCCTATGCTTATGCCCTTAGTCACCCAGTGCTCAAAACTCATATGTATGGGGATGATAGGCTTGATTATCTGGCTTTTGACGCTCAGGAACTTCAACGTAACCGTAAACTATATGAAACCATAAAGTGGGGTGATGATTGGGCTTCCTTAACAGACGATATTTTAACGTTCAAACGGGCCAGCACGATTGACACCCAAAGCCTTTTAAACGAATTGTTGGATCAGATACCTGTTATAAATACGCATATCGAACAGATCATTCCTTCTGCGTCAAAATGGAAAGTCTGCGACCATACAGGCAAACAATTTGATTTTGATTTGGTTATTCTAGCCACGGGTCAAAATACACCGCACCATGCCGCGCTATCGCCCAATTGTTATACATTCAGCGCTGGTCAGGTCGAGATACTCGAGGCAGAAGGCCTTGACCTTCCAAATCATATTCTTTCGTACGGTGATCATATTTCCGCATGCTGCAAGACTGATAAATACGGTGACATTCGTGTTCTTGGTTCCAGTTTCGAAAAGCTATCAGAACTGCCAACAAAGGAAGCTAATCCTTCCAAAGCAATAAGCAATATATTGCTGGATAATCTGAAGCTTCATTTAAATATTGATATCGCTGACGCCGCTCACCTATCATCTTGGAACGGCATTCGAACAAACACACCTGATTTTCTACCCATTGTTGGCGGTGTTCCAAACTGGGAAAAATGTGACGCTCAGTATGCTTTGTTGAAGAAGGATGCCCTAACCAGAGGTTTGGGAAGCCCCACATATCAAGACGGGTTGTATTTAATAACAGGTTTTGGATCAAAGGGTTATCAATACGCGCCCTTATTAAGTGAATATTTAGCGGCACAAATCTGCGGCGAACCAACGCCATTATCCTATGATCTATGGCGATATCTAAGCCCATATAGGTTTAATGCCCGTGCTTTAATTCGGGAATAA
- a CDS encoding gamma carbonic anhydrase family protein: MLYELDGIAPSLEDESVWIADSASVIGNVTMKPRSSVWFGATLRGDNEPITIGADSNVQDNAVIHTDPGAPTIIGDGVTIGHLVMLHGCEIGNQSLIGMGTTILNKVKIGARSIVGAGSLITEGKEFEDECLIVGSPAKVVRKLKDHELLLLEKSAEIYVHNAQRFSKGLKPIKI, encoded by the coding sequence ATGTTGTACGAGTTGGACGGTATTGCACCATCATTGGAGGACGAGAGTGTTTGGATCGCTGATTCTGCCTCTGTTATTGGGAACGTAACGATGAAACCCCGTTCAAGTGTATGGTTTGGTGCCACACTTAGAGGGGATAACGAGCCCATCACTATCGGCGCGGACAGTAATGTGCAGGACAATGCGGTCATCCATACAGACCCAGGAGCGCCAACAATAATTGGGGACGGCGTGACAATTGGCCATTTGGTTATGTTGCACGGGTGTGAAATTGGTAACCAAAGCCTGATTGGTATGGGAACAACTATTCTCAATAAGGTCAAGATTGGCGCGCGGTCAATTGTTGGTGCTGGAAGTTTAATCACTGAAGGAAAAGAATTTGAAGACGAATGTCTGATTGTGGGGTCGCCAGCAAAGGTCGTACGTAAATTAAAAGATCATGAATTGCTGTTGTTGGAAAAATCAGCGGAAATTTATGTTCATAATGCGCAGCGGTTTTCCAAAGGGCTGAAACCGATTAAAATTTAA
- a CDS encoding DUF2336 domain-containing protein: MNSETVSGAAVKNVDVAARIEIARKVGVILSGEHPASDREAALQLATVLVEDAAVSVREKLAKELALCTFLPENIINQITCDLDSVAVPFLVSSKALDDEFLNELVLESNKAIQTAIASRESISEMLAYSVCDVGALEAVDTLVGNDGAKLSIRSCEKVIDRFPDEVGLMEKLAQRADLPINVVERIVFKVSESFSEYLVDRFKLAPDYAEYLITLAKRQVFARSASVISSKEAMNYLRQLHKKNGLNSELLLSALQHKNLKFFIAGLAVLLNAEYEMTEKHLVTGESEALAKMLNTIGFAKSICGVLMIAYDRLINE; encoded by the coding sequence ATGAATAGTGAAACAGTTAGTGGTGCTGCTGTAAAAAATGTAGATGTCGCTGCACGGATAGAGATTGCCCGCAAAGTTGGCGTGATTTTGTCTGGTGAACACCCTGCATCTGACCGTGAAGCAGCCTTGCAGTTGGCGACCGTTCTTGTTGAAGACGCTGCTGTATCTGTTCGTGAAAAGCTTGCGAAAGAGTTGGCTCTTTGTACATTTTTGCCGGAAAATATTATTAATCAGATTACTTGCGATCTCGATTCTGTTGCCGTGCCGTTTCTTGTTTCCTCAAAAGCATTGGATGACGAATTTTTAAACGAGTTAGTCCTTGAGAGTAATAAGGCTATCCAAACCGCGATTGCGAGCCGCGAGAGTATTTCTGAAATGTTGGCCTACAGTGTTTGTGATGTTGGTGCACTGGAAGCTGTTGATACGCTTGTGGGTAATGATGGGGCCAAGTTATCTATCCGTTCATGCGAAAAGGTTATAGATCGTTTTCCGGATGAAGTTGGCTTGATGGAAAAACTGGCCCAAAGGGCTGATCTTCCGATTAATGTTGTCGAACGTATCGTTTTTAAAGTTTCTGAGAGCTTTAGTGAATATCTGGTTGATCGTTTTAAGCTTGCCCCTGACTATGCAGAATATTTGATTACCCTTGCCAAGCGCCAGGTGTTTGCACGGTCCGCCAGTGTGATTTCATCGAAGGAAGCGATGAACTACCTTCGGCAATTACACAAAAAGAACGGTTTAAACTCAGAACTGCTATTGAGTGCCCTGCAGCATAAAAATTTGAAATTTTTTATCGCAGGCTTAGCCGTTTTACTGAACGCCGAATATGAAATGACAGAAAAGCACTTGGTTACGGGTGAAAGTGAGGCACTAGCAAAAATGCTAAACACTATTGGGTTTGCAAAGTCTATCTGTGGTGTTTTGATGATTGCCTACGATCGGTTGATTAACGAGTAG
- a CDS encoding aminotransferase class V-fold PLP-dependent enzyme, which translates to MFIHTQRSLFDIPNDVCYLNAAYMTPLTKKQTEIGGSGMAKSARPWNYSEQDFFTDVEGVRGLAAQILTVSSHDIAIVPSASYGTATAGLNMPVKQGQVILMVEDQFPSNVYEWTKLAEEAGAELAFVKTPDNHDWTTAIVEAIQEYGEKIAFAALANVHWASGAKLDLGIISPALKKIGAGLVLDLTQSVGAMPINLAEIDPDFAVCASYKWMMGPYGLGVLYVAPRHQHGKPIEQNWINRQGSENFANLVNYQDQYQEGARRFDFGERSNFILMPVYKEGLRQLLEWGISNISFTLGEINRRIETIALNNGLRSIDSDYRSPHMMGIELGGDAERYAAKLRAENIFVSIRGSMLRVAPHLWVNDHDMERFEKVMTSL; encoded by the coding sequence ATGTTTATTCATACCCAGCGTTCGCTTTTCGATATTCCTAATGATGTTTGCTACTTAAATGCAGCATACATGACCCCACTCACGAAAAAACAAACCGAGATTGGCGGTAGCGGCATGGCCAAAAGCGCGAGGCCGTGGAATTACAGCGAACAGGATTTCTTCACGGACGTTGAGGGTGTACGCGGTCTTGCAGCTCAGATTTTAACTGTTAGTTCTCATGATATTGCAATCGTACCTTCCGCGAGTTACGGAACGGCGACTGCCGGATTGAATATGCCTGTGAAACAGGGGCAAGTTATCTTGATGGTGGAGGATCAATTTCCTTCCAATGTTTATGAATGGACAAAGCTTGCAGAAGAGGCGGGCGCAGAATTGGCCTTCGTTAAAACGCCTGATAATCATGACTGGACAACTGCGATTGTCGAAGCCATTCAGGAATACGGAGAGAAAATTGCTTTCGCGGCGCTTGCGAATGTGCACTGGGCATCGGGTGCAAAACTTGACTTGGGAATCATATCACCAGCCTTGAAAAAGATCGGGGCAGGGCTGGTACTTGACCTTACTCAGTCAGTTGGCGCTATGCCGATAAACCTCGCAGAAATTGATCCAGATTTTGCCGTTTGCGCCAGTTATAAGTGGATGATGGGGCCATATGGTCTGGGTGTTTTATATGTCGCGCCAAGGCACCAACATGGAAAACCGATTGAGCAAAACTGGATTAATCGCCAGGGCAGTGAGAATTTTGCAAATTTGGTAAATTATCAGGATCAATATCAAGAGGGGGCTCGGCGATTTGATTTTGGTGAAAGATCCAATTTCATTCTCATGCCTGTGTACAAGGAAGGTTTGCGGCAACTTCTCGAATGGGGGATTTCCAATATTTCCTTCACACTTGGTGAAATAAACAGACGCATCGAAACAATAGCGCTGAATAATGGATTACGCTCTATCGATAGCGATTACCGAAGCCCGCATATGATGGGTATTGAGCTTGGCGGCGATGCAGAACGATACGCAGCGAAGCTTAGGGCTGAAAACATATTTGTCAGTATTCGCGGTAGCATGTTGCGCGTTGCCCCGCATTTGTGGGTAAATGACCATGACATGGAACGATTTGAGAAGGTAATGACCAGTCTGTAA